GTTTGAGGAGTTAGGACAAGGTCTGAGCGAAGGACCTTTGGCTGAGGCAGTACAAAAACTATTACAACGACACCAAAACAAAAAGGCTGAGCCATAAATGACCCAGCCTTTTAACTTGCTGTTTTTACGAAAATTTCCACTCGCGAACATAAGGTTGAGAGGCGACCTCATGCTCGGCATAGTTAACTAGCTCCCAGCTATCCTGAGCCGCTAATAAAGCGCGTGCCAACTGATTGTTCAGCCCATGCCCTGATTTACACGCCACATAGCGTGCAACCAACGGATGACCAATTAAATACAAATCACCAATCGCGTCTAGAATTTTGTGTTTTACGAATTCATCATCATACCGTAATCCATCTGCATTTAGGACTCGATACTCATCCATCACAATTGCGTTATCTAGGCTGCCACCACGGGCCAACCCTGCAGCACGCATCGCCTCTACGTCACTAGCAAAACCAAAGGTACGCGCACGCGCAATGGTTTTCACATAGGACTCTTTAGCAAAATCGACCTCGGCAAAATTAGCTGTCGCGTTGATCGCAGGATGTTGAAAATCAATAGAAAACTGTAGAGCAAAACCTTCGTAGGGCTCCAAACGAGCCCACTTTAAGTTTGCCCCCTCACCCTCTCGAACCTCGATGGGTTTAAGCACACGTAAGAACTGTTTAGGAGCCTCTTGCTCTGCTAACCCAGCTGAACGCAATAAATAGACAAATGTCCCAGCACTCCCATCCATAATAGGAACTTCTTCGGCTGAGATATCAATATGCAGGTTATCAATACCTAAACCCGCTAATGCTGACATGAGATGCTCTACCGTGGAAACGCGAACGCCGTCTTTCTGCAAAACAGAAGCCATCGTCGTGCCACCCACTAAATGGGCCTGAGCAGGTATATCAACTACCTGAGGCAAATCAATTCGATGAAATACAATACCGGTATTAGGGGCGGCGGGGCGAAGCGTAATTTCGACCAAACGGCCTGAGTGCAACCCTATCCCTTTAGTACTTACTGTTTTAGATATAGTGCGCTGACGTAACATAAATGGGAGCAAATAAGAAAATGACAAACAACTGAAATAGACAAACACACAGTGCAACGGTAGCCAACCGGGGCCTTAGCCCCTGTTGGCTATGCGAGAGCACACCTATCGGGGAATAGGTGTTTAGTCTGCCTGCTTGCGTAGGTACGTTGGAATATCAAACCGATCCATGCCTGAGGTTTCTAAGGCACGAACCTGTGTTGATGCATCTGTACTACGTGTACGCATCACGGAAGGTACAGCGGGGATCTCTGGTTCTTCGACTTTAGCTGGCTCAGGTATCGTCACCTCTGGAGCAACGGACCTATCATCTGTTCCAGTGCGCGACACAGGCTCTGCTACGGGAGTCACAACCAATTGAGGACGAGCCTGTTGACGGCCTAAACCTGTTGCTACTACGGTAACGCGTAAACTATCGCCCATGCTGTCATCGTAGGCTGTACCAAAGATAACGTGTGCATCTTCGGCAGCGTAGCCTTGGATAATATCCATGATTTCACGTGTCTCACGCAATTTCAGATCGCGACCAGCCGTAATGTTAACCAACACACCACGAGCACCATGCAAATCCACCCCTTCGAGTAGAGGACAAGCAATCGCACGTTCAGCAGCCTCGCGAGCACGGCCTTCGCCAGAAGCAACGGCAATACCCATCATGGCTTGACCTTGCTCACCCATAATGGTTTTCACGTCTTCAAAGTCGACGTTAACGTTACCCTCTACGTTAATAATTTCGGCAATACCAGCACACGCATTATGCAATACATCATCAGCGACTTTAAAACAGTCTTCTTGGGTCGCATCATCGTCCATTAAGTCGTATAAATTTTCATTTAATACCACAATTAATGAATGCACATGTTTAGAGAGCTCTTCGATACCGGCATTCGCCGTGTTCATACGGCGGCGGCCCTCGAAATTAAACGGTTTTGTCACCACACCTACCGTCAAAATACCTAGTTCTTTGGCAACCTCAGCCACAATAGGGCTTGCGCCGGTGCCAGTACCACCACCCATGCCGGCAGTAATAAAGACCATATGAGCACCCTCAAGAACTTTACGGATTTCATCGCGAGCGGTTTCTGCTGCGGCACGGCCTTGTTCAGGTTTAGCCCCAGCACCTAAGCCAGAACGACCCAAAGCAATCTGAATAGGCGCTTCGCTGCTGGCTAGAGCCTGTGCATCCGTATTAGCACAAATAAACTCTACGCCTTGTACTCCGGAGTGAATCATGTGGGTCACTGCATTACCACCAGCACCACCCACACCGATCACTTTAATAACGGTGGAGTTACCGTTAGTATCTAGTATTTCAAAGTTCATCATTTTTGATTCCCTCGCATATTTATCATGGCAAGAAACTGTCTTGCCGCCCCGATCAGTCGTCCTACGATCTGTTACTATTTTTTACAAAAAGAGAGTCAATTCATAAACCACTCTTTGGCTCGTGAAAGCAAGGTTTGCACTCGCCCTTTTTGTTGGGCGACTTTGCGCCCGCGCCCGTGCTCATTTCGCGCCTGACTCAATAAACCCATTGCAGTAGAGAATCGAGGGTTACGCATCATGTCAGCTAAGCTGCCATGGTAAATGGGCATCGCCACCCTAACCTGTTTAGAGAACACCTCTTCGGCGAGTTCAACAATGCCGGGCAATAATGCTGAGCCTCCTGTGATTACCACACCAGAGGCCAATAGGTTTTCATAACCTGATTCTTTTAAGCTGTGTTGAACTAATTGAAACAATTCTTCAACCCGAGGTTCAATCACGGCACCTAACTCATGACGTTTTACCTGTCTATTTGGTCTATCTCCCAGCCCGGTGACCTCTATGAGTTCCTCTGGGCTGGCATTGGCTTCGCGTGCCAATCCATAGCGCAATTTGATTTCCTCTGCATCAGGCATCGGTGTACGAAACATCGTGGCGATATCACTGGTAATCTGATCGCCAGCTATAGGTATTACATGGGTATGACGAATTGCACCACCCGTATAAATGGCAATATCTGTAGTGCCGCTGCCTATATCTATTAAAACCACCCCTAACTCTTTTTCATCATCAGTAAGGCAAGCCATACTGGACGCTAAAGGGGCTAGCATCAATTCCTGAACATCTGAGCCACAACGGCGTACACAACGTTCGATGTTTTGTACCGCAGAAGAGGCCGCTGTCACAATGTGTACACGAACCTCTAGCCTAAAACCGCTCATGCCTACTGGCTGTTTGATTTCTTCTTGGGCATCAACAAAGAACTCTTGCTCAAGCACATGTAGCACTTGTTGGTCCATAGGAATATTAACAGCTTGAGCAATTTCGACTACCTTAGAGACGTCAGCAGATGTGACCTCTTTATCTTTTATGGCAACCATTCCACTGGAATTTAAACTAGCAATATGACTGCCAGATACCCCAGTATAAACCCCGCCTATTTTACAGTCAGCCATCAACTCAGCCTCTTCGAGGGCTCGTTGAATAGAGTTAACGGTAGCTTCTATATTGACTACAACCCCTTTACGCATTCCCATGGACTCGTGCTGGCCTAAGCCTAAAACCTCAAAGCGCCCTTCAGGCAGCACCTCTGCTACCACCGCCACTACTTTACTAGTGCCAATATCTAATGCAACGATAAGATCCTTATTATCACGGGCCATATATTTTTATGTTTACTCAATAGTTTTTGGCGGGGCCAAGCTAATGGCAAAACCGTTGCCATACCGTAAATCAGCACTTTTTATAGCTCGACCATCTAGTCGCTCGGTTAAGCTAGGCCATGCCTGCACAAAACGCTCTAATCGTAGAGCAAAATCTCGGGTACGCGATGTACCATGTAAATCTGCAATATCTGCAGCCGGGTCACGACCTAGCTGTAAACGCATTCCATCGGACAAAACCACCTCCCAGGCATATCTGGGACTTAGGTGAAATTGCTGAATACTCACCCCCAATGGCGTCAACCATTGAGTTACCTCTGCATAACGTTGTACTGCTAATCGTTCAGAATTAGCAGGGCCACTTAATTGTGGTAGGGTTGTACCCTCGGTGAGTACCGCCTCGTTGGCTGCAAAAGGCTCACCCCATGTGTTAATCATATCGGTCTCATTCCAATATGCCATCGGTTGATGCTCTTCTATTCTAACCTGTAATGTATTGGGCCATACCCGTCTAACTTGAGCTTTACGCACCCAAGGTGCACTTTCGATTAAAGAACGAGACTCATCTAAATCTATCGTAAAAAAATTACCGTGTAATTGGCCTGCAATAGTGGCGCTAACTGTTGTGGGCGTTACATAAACCAACGCCTCGTTATTTACCCCTTCGATTTGAACCGTATTTACCACAAAATAGGGCAATCGAATGACCCACACCATTACACTGCCTAATAGCGCAACCACAGCCAATAGCGCTAATAAATTAGCAAACTGATTGATGTGGCGATGGTCAATTTTAAAACCAGATAAATAACGGCGCATCACAGTTACAACCTAGCCACCGCTTGTAGTTTAAGGTCTGCAGTTTGGATCAGTTGTAAACACAACTGCTCATAACTGGTGCCTTCGGCTTTTGCCGCCATGGGAACTAAAGAGTGACTGGTCATACCAGGAGAGGTATTCACCTCTAGGAGCCACGGCTGGTTATCGGCGTCCAACATAAAATCCACACGCCCCCACCCCTCACACCCAACAGCCAAATAAGCCAATCGAGCATACTCGCGTATTGTTTCGCTTAAAGCATCATCCAATGGTGCAGGACAAAAATACTGTGTGTCATTCGTGTAATACTTATTTTCAAAATCGTAATTACCATCAGGTGCTGCTATCTCAATTATAGGCAATGAACGCGCTTGTTCCCCAGAGCCAATGACAGGTACTGTTAATTCTCGGCCCTGAATAAAGCGTTCTGCCAAAACAGCACGGTCAAATTTAGCGGCCAAAGCATAAGCTGGCTCTATTTGATCGATTTGATCAATACGACTAAACCCAACCGTTGATCCTTCGTGTGCCGGTTTCATAATAAACGGCATCGGTAAACGATCTGCTAAGCCCACTAAATCCTGCATTGTTTTCAATACGGCAAAATCAGGTGTAGGCAGGCCATGTTGCAGCCAAATCCGCTTTGTCATGACTTTATCCATCGCCACTGCTGATGCCATTGGACCGCTGCCCGTGTAGGGAATATGTAAAAGCTCCAAGGCGCCCTGCAAGGTGCCGTCTTCGCCGTACCGTCCATGCAATGCAATAAAGACCCGATCAAAACCCGCCTGAGCTAACTCAGCTAAACTTTGACTCTGTGTGTCAAAGAGATGTGCATCCACACCTAATTGACATAAGGCCTGATGAACGCCGGCTCCGGACATAAGGGATACTTCTCGTTCCGCAGATATCCCACCATATAACACGCCTACTTTACCTAAATCTGTCATGCTAAATCCTTTAACTGAGTAGCGACTCGGCTGATAGACCCAGCCCCCATTAACAGGACCACATCACCATCGCGCACAAAATTATGGATGGCTTCGGCAAGTTGTGCAACATCCTCGATAAAAACAGGCTCTACCCGACCCGCTACACGAATAGCCCTAGATAATGCTCTGCCATCTGCCGCTACGATGGGGGCTTCTCCTGCCGAATAAACCTCGGTCAGCAAAACCGCGTCAGCTTGGCTTAATACACTCACAAAATCCTCGAAGCAATCTCGAGTTCGTGTGTAGCGATGTGGCTGAAACGCCAAAACCAATCGACGATCAGGCCAAGCACCACGAGCCGCTGCCAATGTGGCCTGCATTTCAACAGGATGATGCCCATAGTCGTCCACGACGGTATAAGTGCCACCAGTTGCACCAGGCACATCCAAATCCCCGACTTGAGAAAAACGACGACCTACGCCAGTAAAATCATCTAAAGCCGCTGCAATTTGCGCATCAGATACGCCAAGTTCTGTCGCAACCGCTATTGCCGCCAAGGCATTTAATACATTATGTAGCCCGGGTAAATTTAGACTAACGGATAATAAGGGCAACTCACCCACACTACTTTGACGAATCACATCAAATTGCATCTTTGTGCCTACATGACGCACATTGACGGCGCGAACTTGCGCATCTTCTGTTTCAATCCCATAAGTCGTGACTGGACGTGAAACAAAAGGAATAATTTCACGTACATTCGCATCATCAACACACAGCACAGCACTACCATAAAATGGCAGACGTTGTGTGAAATCAATAAATGCACTTTTTAACTGTGCCACATCATGACCATAGGTATCCATGTGGTCTACATCAATATTGGTAATGATGGCCATAACAGGCAGCAAATTCAAAAATGAGGCGTCTGACTCATCGGCCTCAACCACGATGTAATCGCCTTGGCCTAACCGAGCATTTGCTCCGGCTGAATTTAATCGACCACCAATGACAAAGGTGGGGTCCAAGTCCCCAGCTGCCAAAATACTAGCGACTAAACTTGTGGTAGTGGTTTTGCCATGAGTACCAGCCACGGCTATACCGCGCTTTAATCGCATGAGCTCTGCCAACATAAGGGCTCTAGGCACAACAGGGATGCGCAAAGCTCGAGCCGCCAAGACCTCTGGGTTATCATTACCGATGGCTGTGGACACCACAATGGCACCCATTCCGGTCACGTTTTCGGCCTGATGGCCAATCACAATACGCGCGCCTAGTTTTTCTAAGCGTTGCGTTACTGCTGAGGCCTGAATATCTGACCCACTAATCGCGTAGCCTAGATTTAACAATACCTCGGCAATGCCGCTCATTCCAGAGCCGCCAATCCCTACAAAGTGAATATGTTGGATACGATGTTTCATGAATTTCCTTTGGCGACGCGTATACACGTATTCGCTATTTTCTCTGTTGCCTCTAGTTGTGCGTGCTCTTGGGCGTGCACTGCCATCTGCATGAGTTGTTCTCTATTCGTATTCTGTAACCACTGCGCCAGCCACTCAGGAGTCAGTTCACTTTGTGGTTTTAAGAGTGCTGCGTCACAATCACTCAAGTAACGCGCATTTGCCGTCTGATGATCATCAATCGCATGAGGCAAGGGGACAAATAATGCCGCTACGCCAACTGCAGCAATTTCAGCGACAGTCATGGCTCCTGCCCGACAAATCACCAAATCAACCGTCGCCATGGCATCCGCCATATCATCAATAAAACTAACTGGATCAGCAATTACATTTAGTGCTTCATAGGCAATCTGTACATGATGTATATGATCTGCCCCAGTCTGATGCACTAATAAAGGCTGCTTTTCAAATGGAATCAAAGCCATCGCATCTGGCACTAAATGATTCAAAAAAGATGCCCCTAAGCTGCCACCCACCACTAAAACACGTAATGCCCCTGTACGTTGGGCATAACGTTGTGCGGGTGGGGTTTGTGTAGCAAAATGGCTGCGTACAGGATTACCTACCATTACTGCACCAGGTAATGCGCCGGGAAAACCCACCAAGACTTGACGTGCAATTTTCGCCAAGTAACGATTCGCTGTACCACCAATCGCATTTTGTTCGTGGACGACCAGTGGGATACCTGCCAGTTTGGCCATTACACCACCGGGAAAGGCCACATAGCCCCCCATCCCTAACACCACATCAGGCTGACAGGACTTAATGGCCTTTCTGGCCTGTAAACACGCCTGCAAAAGCCGAAACGGCAGTTTGAGTAACGCCCCTATCCCTTTGCCTCGTAAGCCTGAGAAATGCAGCGGAAACAAAGAAAAGCCATGCTCTGGCACTAGCTTGCCTTCCATTCGATCGGGATTTCCTAACCAGTGAACACGCCAGCCCTGAGCTCGTAGATGATGCGCTACGGCGAGCCCTGGCATAATATGCCCACCCGTTCCCCCAGCCATAATCAAGATTGAACGACTCATTGTTGTTTGCCCCGCATTAAATTCCGGTTTTCATGATCCACACGCAACAACAAAGCGATGGCGACTAAATTCATAATGATGGCGGAGCCCCCGTAGCTTACTAAGGGTAGAGTTAGGCCTTTAGTGGGCAACAAGCCCAAACACACACCAATATTAATAAAGGTTTGAGCGCCTAACCATACCCCTACCGCCTGAGCTACCATGGCGTTGAACAAGCGTTCCATCGCAACAGCTTGACGACCTATTTCAAAGGCACGCCACACCACAAAGGCAAACGCTAAAATCAATAAGGTCACACCAACAAAGCCTAGCTCTTCACCTATCACGGCCACAATAAAGTCCGTGTGCGCCTCGGGCAAGTAATGCAGTTTTTCAATACTAGAGCCCAAGCCCACCCCAAACCACTCGCCCCGACCAAAAGCGATTAAGGAATGTGAAAGCTGATAAGCACTGCCATATACGTTTTCTGGTTTCCACGGGTCTAAATAAACAAATAGTCGCTCTCTGCGCCAAGGAGCAAACCAAATTAAGGCCGCGCCTGCGCCACCGACTAACCCCACCATGCCAACCATCCAACGCAGCGCAATACCACCTATAAATAGCACCCCCATAGCAATAGAGGCGATGACGACAAAGGCCCCTAAGTCGGGCTCTAGCGCCAGTAATAAGCCCACTACGCCAACGACTACCACCATGGGCAGAAAGCCACGTAAAAACTCTGACATATTGTCTTTTTTACGCACTACGTAACTAGCTGCAAATAACATCATGGCCACTTTCATTAACTCTGAAGGTTGAAAGTTAACCAAGCCTAATGGAATCCAACGTCTAGCCCCGTTTACTTCGCGTCCTATGCCTGGAATCAAGACAGCCACCAACAATAAGGTAGCAACCACAAATAGGGGTAGAGCCATTTTTTCCCACGCTTTCATGGGAATTAAACCTGCTACCCCTGCCGCCAAGACACCTAAGCCCAAAAATAGCGTATGGCGAATCACAAAATAATAGTGGCCATAGCTTTTGTATTGAGGGCCATCAGCTAAGGCAATGGACGCAGAATACACCATCAGTAAGCCAAAGACTGCCAGCAATGCAATCACCGTTAACAGCGGCACGTCTACCGTGGGACTGGTTGTGCGGTCAGGTCTGCGTGCACGCAATACCCGAGGGCTAAAGAGAGTCATTAAGCTCATGCCACCTCCCCTTGATCTAGCGCCAATTCTGTCACGCTCTCTACAAAACGGTGGCCTCGTTCTATGTAGCCAGAAAACATGTCAAAACTGGCACAAGCGGGTGACAACAATACGGCATCACCAGCTACCGAGAGCGCAAAAGATTGTGAGACGGCATCATCTAAGTCGCTAGCAAACTGTAAAGGAACAGAAGTGTCTTCTAACTGTTGCGCAATACGTGATGCATCTCGTCCAATCAAAACCACTGCCTTGCAGGAACTGGACGTAATGGCCTGAGCTAACGGTTCAAAACTTTGTCCTTTATCCACCCCGCCCACAATTAATACTAAAGGACGATCTAAGCCCTCTAGAGCTGCTACTGTAGCCCCTACATTTGTACCTTTACTATCATTGATAAAATCAACGCCTGCTATATTACGCACAAACTGACAGCGGTGGGGCTCACCATGGTAGGAACGTAGGGTCATTAATAGTGAGGCCCACTCTAGGCCTGCAGCATGTGCCAACGTCAACGCCGCTAATGCGTTACTCAGATTGTGTTTTCCCGCTACAAGTAAAGCTTCGGTAGGTAATAAACACGATACCTGACTCGCTGTGGTGTCCTTTGTACAAATCCACGACTGACCTTGCTGATCCACCACGCCCACATCATGAGCCTGAATGACGGAGTCCAGACCAAAGCTACGGATCTGGGCATGACCTGCAGCCAATTGTTGCGTATAGGAATCATTGCGATTCACTACCGCAACAGTGCTCATAGCAAATAAGCGCGCTTTGGCTTGCGCATACAACGCCATCGAACCATGCCAATCAATATGGTCTTGGGTGATATTTAATACAGTTCCTGCCAATACAGGCAGACTAAATGTATGCTCTAGCTGAAAACTAGATAGCTCTATAATCCAAAAATCCGGTAATGCATTAGCATCAAGACATTGCCTCAGTGCCTCTAGGGCGGCTGGACTGATATTACCAGCAGCTTGTACGCGGTAATTCGCATCCGCCACCATATGCTTTAGCATTTGAGTAACGGTGGTTTTCCCATTTGTACCGGTTACAGCCATTACTTTTGTCTGATAGCCTTGTTTTATTAAGTCATGTAATGCCTGCGCAAACAGCTCAATTTCGCTAATAACCGCAATTTGCTGTTTTTTAGCCTCTAGTAATAATGCAGCCACGGCGGTATCTGTTAGAGCTAGGCCAGGGCTTAACACCACCGTTTTCACCCCATCCAAAACCGAGCTAGCTAAGGCTTGTTCTCCTAATACTATCTCGATGGCTGCTGTCTGGTATTGCGCCTGCACTGCCTCTAGTTGAGGCTGATAAGACACCCGCGTGTCTGCCAAACGGACTGGTAGCTGTTGACGCAAATACCAATGTGCCGCAGCCAAGCCCGTCTCCCCTAAGCCTAAGATCAGGGTATAGCCATTGTCGGAGGTGCTAAATACAGGGGTTTTCATCGTAATTTTAAGGTTGATAAACCAATTAAGACCAACATCATGGTGATAATCCAAAAGCGCACCACAACTTGGGTTTCTTTCCAGCCACTGACTTCAAAATGGTGATGCAAAGGTGCCATTTTAAAAATACGCCTACCTTCGCCATATCTTTTCTTGGTGTACTTAAACCACGTCACCTGCAGCATGACAGAAAGGGTTTCGACGACAAAAACACCGCCCATAATGAAAAACACAATCTCCTGTCGCACGATAACCGCAATGGTTCCTAGCGTCCCACCTAAAGCTAAAGCACCTACGTCACCCATAAAAACCTGAGCTGGATGCGTGTTAAACCATAAAAAGGCTAAACCTGCACCAGCTAAAGCAGCACAAATCACCATGAGTTCAGACGCACCGGGGATATAGGGAAAGAGTAAATATTTAGAGTAATCTACCCGTCCAACCACATAGGCAAAAATCCCTAAAGCACTTCCCACCATTACCGTTGGCATGATGGCTAAGCCATCTAAGCCATCCGTTAAATTTACGGCATTACTGGAGCCAACAATCACAAACCAAGTCAATGCAGCAAAACCAAAAACACCTAAAGGGTAACTAATGCTTTTGAAAAAAGGCACAATTAAATCAGCTTGTGTAGGCAGTGGCATCGTAAAACCACTCAACACCCAGCTTTTAAACAAAGGCCATAAATCAACAGTGGCAGGAGCGGATACAGCAAAGGTCAAATACACCGAAGCAATGATGCCAATTAAGGCCTGCCAAAAGAATTTTTGACGCGAAGACATGCCCTCTGGATCACGATGAACTACCTTTTTATAGTCATCAGCCCAACCAATCCAACCAAAGCCAAACGTAACCAGCAACACAACCCATACAAAGCGATTGGTCCAATCGGCCCATAATAAGGTACTGATACCAATAGAAATCAGAATGAGAACGCCACCCATTGTTGGCGTACCATTTTTTTGCAAATGAGACTCGGGTCCATAAGATCGCACTGCCTGACCGATTTTCATCTCAGTCAGACGGCGAATAACCCATGGTCCACACCATAAGCCAATGATTAACGAGGTAGCGCTTGCCAGCACCGCACGTAACGTAATGTACTCAAATACGCTAAATGTACGAGAGTATGAATCAGCAAGCCAACGTGCTAACTCAAGAAGCATGGTGGTTCTCCGTAAAATGATTTTCTAATGCCTCTACGACTCGTTCCATGCGAGCACTACGAGAACCTTTCACCAATACCTGCGCAGGCATAGCTAACAACAACTGCTCAATCAATTGATCCAAATCATCAAAACTACTGGACTCAGAGCCAAAGGCTTCGGCTGCTTTTTTAGCGTCCTGACCTAAAACAAATAAAGTAGTGATATTGTGCTCACGCGCGTAGGCTCCTACCTCGGAATGCACCGCCCCACTATTGATACCTACCTCGGCCATATTGCCTAAGACCAGTATTTTTTTGCCAGGCAATTGAGACAACACATCAATAGCAGCCCGTACTGAATCGGGATTAGCGTTGTAACTATCATCAATGAGCTGCATGCCGTTTGGTAAATGTTTGAGCTGCATACGACCGGCAACGGCTTTAAAAGACTCTAAGCCTTTTATAATAGAGGCCAACGGCGCACCTGCAGCATAAGCACATGCCGCCGCAGCCAAGGCATTACGTAAATTATGTACGCCAGGCACTGGCAAATGCACTGCCCCACTGTCTTTATCAATAAATAAACGGAAACGCGTCACGGTCGGGTCGGCATGGATATCATCAGCACGCACGATAGCATCTTGGCTAAATCCAAAACATACAGTTTTTTTATCGCCAGCGAGCTCTTTCCAAAATGAGCTGTAATGATCATCAGCCGGAAAAATCGCTACACCTTGCTCTGTTAGTGCTGAAAGCACCATCCCATTTTCAGCCGCCACAGCATCCACAGAGTGCATATATTCCTGATGCTCTCGTTGTGCATTATTAACTAAAGCAATTGTTGGCGCTGCCACTGCGGCTAAGGGGGCGATCTCACCAGGGTGATTCATACCTAGTTCAAAAACGGCTGCTTTATGTTGGGGCGCTAAACGCAATACAGATAAAGGTACGCCCAATTGATTATTGAGATTACCTGCGGTTGCTAAATAGCTATCTGCACCCAACCATTCTGTAAAAATAGCGGCAATCATCTCTTTGGTTGTGGTTTTCCCATTACTGCCTGTAACCGCTACGACAGGAATAGGAAAACGTTGACGCCATAAGGTCGCGACTTTGGTTAGCACGGTCTGTACATCACCTAAGACAAACTGAGCGATATCCACATCAACGGCATGAGAAACCAGTGCCATTGCAGCGCCCTTTTCTTTGGCTGCCTGCAGGTAATCATGACCATCAAAGCGATCGCCACTGATTGCGGCAAAGATCTGCCCGGGCTGTATAGAGCGGGTATCCGTTGATAACGTCACACCGCGTAACCACGTCAAGGCAAATGCCCCCCAATGGGTATCATCAAAAACAGAACGTTGGCCTTGAATTTCCTGATAGGTCTCGTGCCCCTTACCGGCGATCAATACAATATCGCTGGGCTCTGCTGACCAAACAGCCTGTAAAATCGCTTTAGCTCGATCTAGTTCAAGATAAGCAGATTCTGCTTTCATGCCAGACTGGATTTGTTTAGCTATATCT
This Paenalcaligenes faecalis DNA region includes the following protein-coding sequences:
- the murG gene encoding undecaprenyldiphospho-muramoylpentapeptide beta-N-acetylglucosaminyltransferase produces the protein MSRSILIMAGGTGGHIMPGLAVAHHLRAQGWRVHWLGNPDRMEGKLVPEHGFSLFPLHFSGLRGKGIGALLKLPFRLLQACLQARKAIKSCQPDVVLGMGGYVAFPGGVMAKLAGIPLVVHEQNAIGGTANRYLAKIARQVLVGFPGALPGAVMVGNPVRSHFATQTPPAQRYAQRTGALRVLVVGGSLGASFLNHLVPDAMALIPFEKQPLLVHQTGADHIHHVQIAYEALNVIADPVSFIDDMADAMATVDLVICRAGAMTVAEIAAVGVAALFVPLPHAIDDHQTANARYLSDCDAALLKPQSELTPEWLAQWLQNTNREQLMQMAVHAQEHAQLEATEKIANTCIRVAKGNS
- the ftsW gene encoding putative lipid II flippase FtsW — encoded protein: MTLFSPRVLRARRPDRTTSPTVDVPLLTVIALLAVFGLLMVYSASIALADGPQYKSYGHYYFVIRHTLFLGLGVLAAGVAGLIPMKAWEKMALPLFVVATLLLVAVLIPGIGREVNGARRWIPLGLVNFQPSELMKVAMMLFAASYVVRKKDNMSEFLRGFLPMVVVVGVVGLLLALEPDLGAFVVIASIAMGVLFIGGIALRWMVGMVGLVGGAGAALIWFAPWRRERLFVYLDPWKPENVYGSAYQLSHSLIAFGRGEWFGVGLGSSIEKLHYLPEAHTDFIVAVIGEELGFVGVTLLILAFAFVVWRAFEIGRQAVAMERLFNAMVAQAVGVWLGAQTFINIGVCLGLLPTKGLTLPLVSYGGSAIIMNLVAIALLLRVDHENRNLMRGKQQ
- the murD gene encoding UDP-N-acetylmuramoyl-L-alanine--D-glutamate ligase; the protein is MKTPVFSTSDNGYTLILGLGETGLAAAHWYLRQQLPVRLADTRVSYQPQLEAVQAQYQTAAIEIVLGEQALASSVLDGVKTVVLSPGLALTDTAVAALLLEAKKQQIAVISEIELFAQALHDLIKQGYQTKVMAVTGTNGKTTVTQMLKHMVADANYRVQAAGNISPAALEALRQCLDANALPDFWIIELSSFQLEHTFSLPVLAGTVLNITQDHIDWHGSMALYAQAKARLFAMSTVAVVNRNDSYTQQLAAGHAQIRSFGLDSVIQAHDVGVVDQQGQSWICTKDTTASQVSCLLPTEALLVAGKHNLSNALAALTLAHAAGLEWASLLMTLRSYHGEPHRCQFVRNIAGVDFINDSKGTNVGATVAALEGLDRPLVLIVGGVDKGQSFEPLAQAITSSSCKAVVLIGRDASRIAQQLEDTSVPLQFASDLDDAVSQSFALSVAGDAVLLSPACASFDMFSGYIERGHRFVESVTELALDQGEVA
- the mraY gene encoding phospho-N-acetylmuramoyl-pentapeptide-transferase; this encodes MLLELARWLADSYSRTFSVFEYITLRAVLASATSLIIGLWCGPWVIRRLTEMKIGQAVRSYGPESHLQKNGTPTMGGVLILISIGISTLLWADWTNRFVWVVLLVTFGFGWIGWADDYKKVVHRDPEGMSSRQKFFWQALIGIIASVYLTFAVSAPATVDLWPLFKSWVLSGFTMPLPTQADLIVPFFKSISYPLGVFGFAALTWFVIVGSSNAVNLTDGLDGLAIMPTVMVGSALGIFAYVVGRVDYSKYLLFPYIPGASELMVICAALAGAGLAFLWFNTHPAQVFMGDVGALALGGTLGTIAVIVRQEIVFFIMGGVFVVETLSVMLQVTWFKYTKKRYGEGRRIFKMAPLHHHFEVSGWKETQVVVRFWIITMMLVLIGLSTLKLR